From Paramagnetospirillum magnetotacticum MS-1, one genomic window encodes:
- the purU gene encoding formyltetrahydrofolate deformylase, whose protein sequence is MADKPAWVLTITCPDTVGIVAAVSGFLSTHDCFITEAAQFGDPLSSRFFMRIVFGAGAMTPPMAELEKLFTGVAERFQMIWKLHDCRKKARVVILASKFGHCLNDLLHRYHTGSLPIEIPAVISNHQDMRSIVEWHGIPYHYLAVDKHDKLTQENRVMEVIERADADLVVLARYMQILSTDMCVRLQGKAINIHHSFLPSFKGAKPYHQAHSRGVKIIGATAHYVTPDLDEGPIIEQGVERVDHTHTPDDLVAIGRDIENVVLARAVRWHTEHRVLLNGSKTVVFR, encoded by the coding sequence ATGGCCGACAAGCCCGCCTGGGTGCTGACCATCACCTGTCCCGACACGGTCGGGATCGTGGCCGCCGTATCGGGATTCCTGAGTACGCATGACTGTTTCATCACCGAGGCGGCCCAGTTCGGCGATCCGCTGTCGTCGCGATTTTTCATGCGCATCGTCTTTGGAGCGGGCGCCATGACGCCGCCCATGGCCGAGCTGGAAAAGCTGTTCACCGGCGTGGCGGAACGGTTCCAGATGATCTGGAAGCTGCACGATTGCCGTAAGAAGGCGCGGGTGGTGATCCTGGCCTCCAAGTTCGGCCATTGCCTGAACGACCTTCTGCACCGCTACCACACCGGCTCGCTGCCCATCGAGATTCCGGCGGTGATCTCCAATCACCAGGACATGCGTTCCATCGTCGAATGGCACGGCATTCCCTATCACTACCTGGCCGTGGACAAGCACGACAAGCTGACCCAGGAAAACCGGGTGATGGAGGTGATCGAGCGCGCCGATGCCGATCTGGTGGTGCTGGCCCGCTATATGCAAATTCTGTCCACGGATATGTGCGTGCGCCTCCAAGGCAAGGCCATCAACATCCACCATTCCTTCCTGCCCAGCTTCAAGGGCGCCAAGCCCTATCACCAGGCCCATTCCCGGGGCGTGAAGATCATCGGCGCCACCGCCCATTACGTCACCCCAGACCTGGACGAAGGCCCCATCATCGAGCAGGGCGTCGAGCGCGTCGACCACACCCACACCCCCGACGATCTGGTGGCCATAGGCCGCGATATCGAGAATGTGGTGCTGGCCCGCGCCGTGCGCTGGCACACCGAGCACCGTGTTCTGCTCAACGGTTCGAAGACGGTGGTGTTCCGCTGA